A part of Papilio machaon chromosome 23, ilPapMach1.1, whole genome shotgun sequence genomic DNA contains:
- the LOC106707755 gene encoding Na(+)/H(+) exchange regulatory cofactor NHE-RF1, with the protein MSANGSAAAEPRLCHVRKVPDFDGYGFNLHAEKGKPGQYIGKVDEGSPAEAAGLRRGDRILEVNGQSIAGETHKQVVARIKQRPDDAELLVVAPAPGDPLPAELDAPPSPPSPAAVPVAPAAPTGDAEAPRLNLTMTAAEMRAHLAAKKKVDPKKVPMDLKSKFDIVKKL; encoded by the coding sequence ATGTCCGCGAACGGGTCGGCGGCCGCCGAGCCGCGGCTATGCCACGTGCGGAAAGTGCCCGACTTCGACGGCTATGGCTTTAACTTGCACGCGGAAAAGGGTAAACCCGGCCAGTACATCGGCAAGGTGGACGAGGGCTCCCCCGCTGAGGCGGCGGGCCTGCGCCGCGGCGACCGCATCCTTGAGGTGAACGGGCAGAGCATCGCGGGCGAGACGCACAAACAGGTGGTGGCGCGCATCAAGCAACGGCCGGACGACGCCGAGCTGCTGGTGGTTGCTCCAGCGCCGGGCGACCCCCTGCCCGCCGAGCTGGACGCGCCACCCTCGCCGCCCTCGCCCGCCGCGGTGCCCGttgcgcccgccgcgcccacCGGCGACGCTGAAGCGCCGCGCCTCAACCTGACCATGACGGCGGCAGAGATGCGCGCACACCTCGCCGCTAAGAAGAAGGTGGACCCGAAGAAGGTGCCGATGGACCTCAAGTCCAAGTTTGACATTGTGAAGAAGCTGTAG